One stretch of Flavobacterium sp. 9 DNA includes these proteins:
- the rplI gene encoding 50S ribosomal protein L9 — translation MELILKQDVQNLGFKDDVVSVKPGYGRNFLIPQGFAALATPSAKKVLAENLKQRAHKEAKVVADAKALAETLKALEIKLTAKAGGEKLFGSITNIDIAEALEKSGNAIDRKFITSGIVKRTGKYSASIRLHRDVIVDLPYEIIAEK, via the coding sequence ATGGAACTTATTTTAAAACAAGACGTACAAAACTTAGGATTTAAAGATGATGTAGTATCTGTAAAACCTGGTTACGGTCGTAACTTTTTAATTCCTCAAGGTTTTGCTGCTTTAGCAACTCCTTCTGCTAAAAAAGTTTTAGCTGAAAACCTAAAACAAAGAGCACATAAAGAAGCTAAAGTTGTTGCTGATGCTAAAGCATTAGCTGAAACACTTAAAGCTCTTGAAATTAAACTTACTGCAAAAGCTGGTGGAGAGAAACTTTTTGGTTCTATCACAAACATCGACATTGCTGAAGCTTTAGAGAAATCAGGTAACGCTATTGATAGAAAATTCATCACTAGTGGTATCGTAAAACGTACAGGAAAATATTCTGCTAGCATCCGTTTACACAGAGATGTTATCGTTGACTTACCATACGAGATTATCGCTGAAAAATAA
- the rpsR gene encoding 30S ribosomal protein S18 produces the protein MSTIEQSAKGKKDGDIRYLTPLNIETNKTKKYCRFKKSGIKYIDYKDADFLLKFVNEQGKILPRRLTGTSLKYQRKVSVAVKRARHLALMPYVADLLK, from the coding sequence ATGTCTACAATTGAGCAATCTGCAAAAGGAAAAAAAGACGGAGATATCAGATATTTAACGCCTTTAAACATTGAAACTAACAAAACTAAAAAGTACTGTCGTTTCAAAAAATCAGGAATCAAATATATCGATTATAAAGATGCTGATTTCTTATTGAAATTCGTTAATGAGCAAGGAAAAATTCTTCCTCGTCGTTTAACTGGAACTTCATTAAAATACCAAAGAAAAGTTTCTGTAGCTGTAAAAAGAGCTCGTCACTTAGCTTTAATGCCATACGTGGCCGATTTATTAAAATAA
- a CDS encoding carboxypeptidase regulatory-like domain-containing protein: MRKNLALLLCLFALTVVTGQTTTSSIKGIVKSSSNELLPGASILAVHTPTGTKYSAVSNEDGRFSILNMRIGGPYKITVTFVGFQNQEYNDINLDLGKPFNLAVQLEDASQALEEVKIVSKDKVFKSGKTGAETTIGRRELTALPTISRSAEDFTRLEPTASGGSFGGRNDQYNNYSLNGAVFNNPFGLDAATPGGQTGAQPISLDAIEQIQVATAPYDVTLSGFTGASVNAVTKSGTNEFHGTAYVFYRDQDLTGNKIKGEKIFVPTLEQTQAGFSLGAPIIKDKLFIFGNFEIDRRSDLGSNFVANNNDGVTGINESRVMESDLIAVSNALKGLGYDTGAYQGFIHESNSNKGIIKVDWNINDNHKLAVIYNFLDASKDKPAHPTALGFRGPNASILQFQNSGYQINNNLSSFLAELNSKFSEGVSNKLQAGYSHFNDYRVPFSVPAPVITIQDGGGSNYIIAGHEPFSINNTLDQKVIQITDNLTYTVGKHAFTFGTSFEKFGFKNSFNLAGYDKFRNPDTDPVPYYGTFRPYASVTDFLADAALPLASSSLKQNFQQAQNVFNTKSQFEVGTDGGWKLAELNVGQLAFYTQDDFSVNDNFKLSVGLRIDKPLYFNTADLIQKYIDTDNGGAGRNNDIDYYDPQTGKAVKLISTDLPSDKILWSPRIGFNWDVKGDATSQLRGGSGIFTGRIPFVWLGNQVSGADDSFLQIMDPDYKWPQVWRSSLGYDHRFKSNYIVTLDFSYNKDINAVQVQNWGLKPPTGTLAGVDNRAIYVAADHGVNNAYVMTNSNKGSAFNATVKVQKNFENGLYASIAYNYLKSKDVNSIEAEITGDAFAFNPALGNVNNAVLSNSKYGDNHRFIGVGSKKWKYGRDKWATTVSAFFEYAQGGRFNYTYGGDINGDGSAVNDLIYIPTTAEIALMNFSAPGQGEAFDKFISQDDYMKNRRGQYADRYGAISPWRGRCDLKLMQDYNFKVSSASEKKNTIQFSIDVLNFGNLLNSDWGVVQVPTSVQPIGVTVVGNTPTYTFNNTQTKTFSYDASLTSRWQAQFGIRYIF; encoded by the coding sequence ATGAGAAAAAACCTTGCATTATTATTGTGTTTGTTTGCATTAACCGTCGTTACTGGGCAAACAACGACTTCGAGTATTAAGGGTATTGTAAAAAGTTCATCAAACGAGCTATTGCCGGGCGCTTCTATTTTGGCAGTTCATACCCCAACAGGAACTAAATATTCAGCTGTATCTAATGAAGATGGAAGATTCAGTATTTTGAATATGAGAATTGGAGGTCCGTATAAAATTACGGTGACTTTTGTAGGGTTTCAAAACCAGGAATATAATGACATCAATCTTGATTTAGGGAAGCCTTTTAATCTTGCGGTTCAATTAGAAGATGCAAGTCAGGCTTTGGAAGAAGTTAAAATTGTTTCTAAAGACAAGGTTTTTAAAAGTGGAAAAACCGGAGCAGAAACTACAATTGGAAGACGAGAATTAACGGCATTGCCAACTATTTCGAGATCGGCTGAAGATTTTACCCGTTTAGAGCCAACTGCGAGTGGAGGTTCATTTGGAGGTAGAAATGATCAGTATAATAATTATTCTTTGAATGGAGCAGTTTTTAATAATCCTTTCGGATTAGACGCTGCAACTCCGGGTGGTCAAACTGGTGCTCAGCCAATATCATTGGATGCGATCGAGCAAATTCAAGTTGCAACTGCACCTTATGATGTTACGTTGTCTGGTTTTACGGGAGCTTCTGTTAATGCGGTTACAAAATCAGGAACAAATGAGTTTCATGGTACTGCTTATGTATTTTACAGAGATCAGGATTTAACGGGAAATAAAATTAAAGGCGAAAAAATATTTGTACCAACATTAGAACAAACTCAGGCAGGTTTTAGTTTAGGTGCGCCAATTATTAAGGATAAATTATTCATTTTCGGAAACTTTGAAATTGACAGAAGAAGTGATTTAGGATCTAATTTCGTAGCAAATAATAATGATGGAGTTACGGGAATTAATGAATCCAGAGTTATGGAGTCTGATTTGATTGCAGTTTCGAATGCTTTGAAGGGTTTAGGATATGACACTGGAGCTTATCAGGGTTTTATTCATGAATCGAATTCAAATAAAGGTATTATTAAAGTCGACTGGAATATTAATGATAATCATAAACTTGCAGTTATTTATAATTTCCTTGATGCTTCAAAGGATAAACCGGCGCATCCAACGGCGCTTGGATTTAGAGGACCAAATGCTTCGATTTTGCAATTTCAAAATTCGGGATATCAAATCAATAATAATTTAAGTTCCTTTTTGGCGGAGTTAAATTCAAAATTCAGCGAAGGCGTTTCGAATAAGTTACAGGCAGGATATTCTCATTTTAATGATTATAGAGTTCCGTTTTCGGTTCCGGCGCCTGTAATTACTATTCAGGATGGAGGAGGTTCTAATTATATTATTGCGGGTCATGAGCCTTTTTCTATCAATAATACTTTAGATCAAAAAGTAATTCAAATTACAGACAATCTTACTTATACAGTTGGAAAACATGCATTTACTTTTGGAACTTCTTTCGAGAAATTCGGATTTAAAAACTCGTTTAACTTAGCGGGTTATGATAAATTCCGTAATCCTGATACTGATCCGGTGCCTTATTATGGTACATTTAGGCCTTATGCAAGTGTGACGGATTTTTTAGCGGATGCGGCTTTACCATTGGCTTCTAGTTCATTGAAGCAAAATTTTCAACAGGCGCAAAATGTTTTTAATACTAAAAGTCAGTTTGAAGTTGGAACTGATGGAGGATGGAAACTGGCAGAATTAAATGTGGGACAATTGGCGTTTTATACACAAGATGATTTTAGTGTGAATGATAATTTCAAATTGTCTGTAGGTTTAAGAATTGATAAACCTTTGTATTTTAATACTGCCGATTTGATTCAGAAGTATATTGATACTGATAATGGAGGCGCTGGCAGAAATAATGATATTGATTATTATGATCCGCAAACGGGTAAGGCGGTTAAGTTGATTTCTACAGATTTACCAAGTGATAAGATTTTGTGGTCGCCTAGGATTGGTTTTAACTGGGATGTAAAAGGTGATGCGACTTCTCAGCTTCGTGGAGGATCGGGAATTTTTACCGGAAGAATCCCTTTTGTTTGGTTAGGAAATCAGGTAAGTGGTGCTGATGACAGCTTTTTGCAAATTATGGATCCGGATTATAAATGGCCACAGGTTTGGAGATCAAGTTTGGGTTATGATCACAGATTTAAAAGCAATTATATCGTGACGCTTGATTTTTCTTATAATAAAGATATTAATGCGGTACAGGTTCAAAACTGGGGATTAAAACCTCCAACGGGAACTTTGGCTGGTGTAGATAACAGAGCGATTTATGTTGCGGCAGATCATGGAGTAAATAATGCTTATGTAATGACGAATTCGAATAAAGGAAGTGCTTTTAATGCAACAGTTAAAGTGCAAAAGAATTTTGAAAATGGTTTGTATGCAAGTATTGCTTATAATTATTTAAAATCAAAAGACGTAAACTCTATTGAAGCTGAAATTACTGGCGACGCTTTTGCATTTAATCCGGCTTTAGGAAATGTGAATAACGCTGTTCTTTCGAATTCTAAATACGGAGATAATCATCGTTTTATTGGTGTAGGTTCTAAAAAATGGAAATACGGAAGAGATAAATGGGCGACAACTGTTTCGGCTTTCTTTGAATATGCTCAGGGCGGACGTTTTAATTATACTTATGGTGGTGATATTAATGGTGATGGTTCTGCAGTAAATGATTTGATTTATATTCCAACAACTGCCGAAATTGCTTTAATGAATTTTAGTGCACCAGGACAAGGTGAGGCATTTGATAAATTTATTTCGCAAGATGATTATATGAAAAACAGAAGAGGGCAATATGCGGATCGTTACGGTGCTATATCGCCTTGGAGAGGAAGATGCGATCTTAAGCTTATGCAGGATTATAATTTCAAAGTTTCATCGGCATCAGAGAAAAAGAATACGATTCAGTTTAGTATCGATGTATTGAATTTTGGAAATTTATTAAATTCAGATTGGGGAGTTGTTCAGGTACCAACGAGTGTTCAGCCAATTGGTGTGACAGTTGTTGGAAATACTCCGACGTATACATTCAATAATACTCAAACTAAAACCTTTAGTTATGATGCGAGTTTAACATCAAGATGGCAGGCTCAATTTGGTATCAGATACATTTTTTAA
- a CDS encoding DUF6495 family protein, whose product MKYARLTKEQFDELHAEFASFLATQAIDKAEWDSLKLNKPEVAEQELDVFSDLIWEGVLSRAEFLEHFSKNHIFLFQCFEEHVQSIVLKSLVPETDFLTKDGLQWLSDNMFTENIEMKVGKKVFTEDRNASIFELIQQGAFLSDGQLFTQINTIIES is encoded by the coding sequence ATGAAATACGCAAGATTAACAAAAGAGCAATTTGATGAATTGCACGCAGAATTCGCTAGTTTTTTAGCTACTCAGGCAATTGATAAAGCAGAGTGGGATTCTCTTAAATTAAATAAACCGGAAGTTGCAGAACAGGAGTTGGATGTTTTTTCAGATTTAATTTGGGAAGGTGTTTTGTCAAGAGCTGAATTTTTAGAGCATTTCTCTAAAAATCATATCTTTTTGTTTCAATGTTTTGAGGAGCATGTTCAGTCAATAGTGCTGAAATCATTGGTTCCTGAAACAGATTTCTTAACGAAAGATGGTTTGCAATGGCTGAGTGATAATATGTTTACTGAAAACATCGAAATGAAGGTTGGAAAAAAAGTATTTACAGAAGATAGAAATGCATCTATTTTTGAATTGATTCAGCAAGGAGCATTTTTAAGTGATGGACAATTATTTACTCAAATTAATACTATTATTGAGTCGTAA
- the rpsF gene encoding 30S ribosomal protein S6, which translates to MNHYETVFILNPVLSEVQVKETVTKFEEFLTSRGAEMVWKEDWGLKKMAYEIQNKKSGFYHLFEFKVAGEVLIAFETEFRRDERVMRFLTVSLDKHAISWAERRRAKLKSTKA; encoded by the coding sequence ATGAATCATTATGAAACTGTTTTCATTTTAAATCCCGTTTTATCTGAGGTTCAGGTGAAGGAAACAGTAACGAAATTTGAAGAATTTCTTACTAGTAGAGGAGCTGAAATGGTATGGAAAGAGGATTGGGGTCTGAAAAAAATGGCTTACGAAATCCAAAACAAAAAAAGTGGTTTTTACCATTTATTCGAATTCAAAGTAGCAGGAGAAGTTCTTATTGCTTTTGAAACTGAATTTAGACGTGACGAAAGAGTTATGCGTTTCTTAACTGTAAGTTTAGACAAACATGCTATTTCATGGGCGGAGAGAAGAAGAGCTAAATTAAAATCTACTAAAGCGTAA
- a CDS encoding LytTR family DNA-binding domain-containing protein, translated as MKLNCVVVDDSSIQRTIIAKLVNNHPGLHLIGDFSNAIEAKSCISLNNIDLIFLDIEMPVINGFDFLDGLKSKPQIIFITSKAEYALKAFDYDATDYLQKPIAVDRFNASVKRAIDMHLLKKEVKEEEGEHIFIKSNLKKLKIFTAKIKWIEAFGDYVRVVTEDDSNLVLSTMKSFENDLSKDKFIRVHKSYIINIDKVERFNSKFAEIGITKIPLSRNKKEDLVKALSTSS; from the coding sequence ATGAAACTAAACTGTGTTGTTGTAGATGATAGTTCTATACAGAGGACAATTATTGCAAAATTAGTTAATAATCACCCAGGTTTGCACTTAATCGGGGACTTTTCTAATGCAATAGAAGCAAAAAGTTGTATCTCTCTAAATAATATCGATTTAATATTTCTAGATATTGAAATGCCTGTTATCAATGGTTTTGACTTCCTTGATGGATTAAAATCAAAACCGCAAATTATATTTATCACTTCTAAAGCTGAGTATGCTTTGAAAGCTTTTGACTATGATGCGACCGATTATCTGCAAAAACCTATTGCGGTAGATCGATTTAACGCTTCTGTAAAAAGAGCAATAGACATGCATTTACTTAAAAAAGAGGTAAAAGAAGAAGAAGGCGAGCATATATTTATCAAAAGTAACCTTAAAAAACTTAAAATTTTCACTGCAAAAATCAAATGGATTGAAGCTTTTGGAGATTATGTAAGAGTGGTTACGGAAGACGACAGCAATCTGGTACTTTCAACAATGAAATCTTTTGAAAATGATCTTTCAAAAGACAAATTTATACGCGTACACAAGTCCTACATTATCAATATTGACAAAGTAGAACGCTTTAACAGTAAATTTGCTGAAATTGGTATTACCAAAATTCCGCTTAGCCGAAACAAAAAAGAAGATTTAGTAAAAGCATTGTCAACATCGTCATAA